Proteins from one Streptosporangium becharense genomic window:
- a CDS encoding IS5 family transposase (programmed frameshift) yields the protein MGRGDLTHDEWARLAPHLPKSGRRGGPWSDHRKVVNGILFRIRTDIPWRDLPERFGSWKTIYERHRRWSADGTRDRILQAVQADADTQGRVDWGMVSVDSTSCRAHQHAAGAPRRAPRLPKRRSTPRKHRSDEGLGRSRGGLTCKIHLAGEGGCRPLALLVTPGQWGDSPQLIPVLERIRVKRPGGGRPRTRPDHLGGDKAYSSRRNRRYLRGRQIKRTIPEPRDQRANRRRRGSRGGRPVGFDKELYKRRNEVERTINRLKHSRVVATRYDKRAYVFHGTVTVASTRLWLKP from the exons GTGGGGCGGGGCGATCTGACACATGACGAGTGGGCGCGACTTGCGCCGCACCTGCCGAAGTCCGGGCGCCGGGGTGGTCCTTGGAGCGACCACCGCAAGGTGGTCAACGGGATTCTGTTCCGGATCCGCACGGACATCCCGTGGCGGGATCTGCCGGAGCGGTTCGGGAGCTGGAAGACCATCTATGAGCGCCACCGTCGGTGGTCCGCGGACGGCACCCGGGACAGGATCCTCCAGGCGGTCCAAGCCGATGCCGATACCCAAGGGCGGGTGGACTGGGGCATGGTGAGCGTCGACTCCACCTCGTGCCGGGCCCACCAGCATGCGGCCGGGGCGCCGCGCAGAGCACCGCGGCTTCCGAAGAGGAGATCGACACCTCGCA AGCACCGCTCCGACGAAGGACTCGGACGCTCCCGGGGTGGTCTGACCTGCAAGATCCACCTTGCCGGGGAGGGCGGTTGTCGGCCGCTGGCCCTGCTGGTCACGCCTGGCCAGTGGGGCGACAGTCCGCAGCTGATCCCGGTGCTTGAACGCATCCGGGTCAAGCGACCGGGCGGTGGCCGTCCGCGCACGCGCCCCGATCACCTGGGTGGCGATAAGGCTTACAGCTCCCGCCGCAATCGTCGCTACCTGCGCGGACGGCAGATTAAGCGCACCATCCCCGAGCCGAGGGATCAGCGGGCCAACCGCCGGCGCCGGGGCAGCCGGGGCGGACGGCCCGTCGGTTTCGACAAGGAGTTGTACAAGCGCCGGAACGAAGTTGAGCGCACGATCAACCGGCTCAAACACTCGAGGGTCGTGGCCACGCGGTATGACAAACGCGCTTACGTCTTCCATGGCACCGTCACCGTGGCCTCGACCCGCCTCTGGCTCAAGCCATGA
- a CDS encoding spermidine synthase, with the protein MARREPREPMPGRYPVTFGEVDLLQDLDRSSGWVISKDGVPQSYVDLDDPTYLDFEYVRLMADVVDLLDEGPLDAVHVGGCACTLPRYVAATRPGSRQVVAEPDGGLVQLVRDQLRLKSVPRLKVKILDGRAATAELADASADLLVLDAFSGATMPIELATTEYMGDVARVLRPAGTLLVNVADGKGLAFARRVLATVGGVFPRVALLAEPGVLRGRRFGNLIVIASRAALPLPALTRRAAGGLTQARCVHGEDLVKFVAGARPLNDGDAVVVPVPPPAVFG; encoded by the coding sequence CACCTTCGGCGAGGTCGACCTGTTGCAGGACCTCGACCGCTCCTCCGGCTGGGTGATCTCCAAAGACGGCGTCCCGCAGTCGTACGTGGACCTCGACGACCCCACCTACCTCGACTTCGAGTACGTACGGCTGATGGCCGACGTCGTCGACCTCCTCGACGAGGGGCCGCTGGACGCCGTGCACGTGGGCGGCTGCGCCTGCACGCTGCCCCGTTACGTGGCGGCGACCCGCCCCGGCTCCCGGCAGGTCGTCGCCGAGCCCGACGGCGGCCTGGTCCAGCTCGTCAGGGACCAGCTTCGGCTGAAGTCCGTGCCCAGGCTCAAGGTGAAGATCCTCGACGGCCGCGCCGCCACCGCCGAGCTCGCCGACGCCTCGGCCGACCTGCTCGTGCTGGACGCCTTCAGCGGTGCCACGATGCCGATCGAGCTGGCCACCACCGAGTACATGGGAGACGTCGCCCGTGTGCTGCGTCCGGCGGGAACCCTGCTGGTCAACGTCGCCGACGGCAAGGGCCTCGCCTTCGCCCGCAGGGTGCTCGCCACCGTCGGCGGGGTCTTCCCCCGGGTGGCGCTGCTGGCCGAGCCCGGCGTGCTGCGGGGCCGCCGTTTCGGCAACCTCATCGTCATCGCCTCCCGCGCGGCGCTGCCGCTGCCCGCGCTGACCCGCAGGGCCGCGGGCGGTCTCACCCAGGCCCGCTGCGTGCACGGCGAGGACCTCGTCAAGTTCGTCGCCGGTGCCCGGCCGCTGAACGACGGCGACGCGGTGGTGGTCCCCGTCCCGCCCCCGGCGGTCTTCGGCTAG